In a single window of the Drosophila miranda strain MSH22 chromosome XL, D.miranda_PacBio2.1, whole genome shotgun sequence genome:
- the LOC108164740 gene encoding NADH dehydrogenase [ubiquinone] 1 beta subcomplex subunit 7: MGNAVNHYLRPDVTPGPDVVPSFDPMLGFTSRKERVMIATQEEMESVKLPLEDRDYCAHKLIAYQACRSDKFPFVYQCAHEKHEFLTCEYEDYVLRMKEFERERRLLERQKRLDKAA, encoded by the coding sequence ATGGGCAACGCTGTGAATCACTATCTGAGGCCAGATGTGACACCCGGTCCGGATGTGGTGCCTTCATTCGATCCCATGTTGGGATTTACTTCTCGCAAGGAGCGAGTCATGATCGCCACTCAGGAGGAGATGGAATCGGTTAAGCTGCCGCTCGAGGACCGCGACTATTGTGCCCACAAGCTGATCGCCTACCAGGCCTGCCGCTCGGACAAGTTCCCCTTTGTCTATCAGTGCGCGCATGAGAAGCACGAGTTCTTGACCTGCGAATACGAGGACTATGTGCTGCGCATGAAGGAGTTTGAGCGCGAGCGTCGCCTGCTGGAGCGCCAGAAGCGCCTGGACAAGGCGGCCtag
- the LOC108154673 gene encoding uncharacterized protein LOC108154673 — MSGKSTMLWLILGSLSLVVSDVEARDRPRYGRLPIAAPASQTTETLVEDICNHCFCQRNTVTCDFQRNQTLSAKWDSKYFVPVAITAMRIRLAGGTQFELHSEFFRKNRVNFFGIEGLGSTETDQVEFTKNAFQNNLGGYPDIQVRKVQRVFIREGAFSGGEFVLRVENSQDVVVFPRAFQNMNISCTFRQVENLEMKEKTFYPNTNSSAKSLVNLRIEDTGIEQIGSFDVSMRKVSFVRARIGRIQTNAFDVTEIKELSFEDCHIGTIEARALTSKLLSDHVSFKGTTIGMIDSEAIIDCGISRLTLKNNTIMKIKSNAMQIYSVFVFIQDNTVQHTEHNWLRVKDGEHIVIENNSFGHFNQFGLELAKLSKPFNCTFANNRLEDPEQSSLNFSNCEVHRITVGHDCSCDNEWMHRLTDHDLDSEIICPLIASDRGCFNASSVNRRHFVHEACSGGGRGNNLTRHCTNGQWSTRTASDGGGGSLTIRQIASGIVVVLVFVVVIAGLMGCWTKGKSGNSSTSGSGNVDLCSFTHDEQRTMLKQTESLRDGDRTGKSIRKLASGKLTRIECKNQVIDTIKEMPNGSSTIKELLTQHLLDCHDTSGSHSNSHSNSNSSRASPTAPGGDYYATSTMPHDRPTASAAPSAPNYEEPIYEEPQQPLCEPLLTSEYSSPSDPMTETPVYSEPINSTAPSASNENNDIPPAYQYALPMRHLGTQLPSTRGQTQLPAPPSQQHVSYATPVWRSTASATPNSGPLTGGGERADITPQRHVRDLRQDLEAMPQFHPNQLTSARYQRQFHHPPSQPQTQAQPQPQPQPQAQPPPYSQRMGQGPGCGGRVRSFECLDGAASLAAMEHMDSGSDHSGGSDETVQIGDVIDYADA, encoded by the exons CTCTCCGCTAAATGGGATTCCAAGTATTTTGTCCCAGTGGCCATAACCGCGATGAGAATACGCCTGGCCGGTGGGACACAATTTGAGCTGCACAGCGAGTTCTTTCGCAAGAATCGCGTGAATTTCTTCGGCATCGAGGGCCTGGGGAGCACGGAGACCGATCAGGTGGAGTTCACAAAGAACGCATTTCAGAACAATCTTGGTGGATATCCGGACATACAAGTGCGCAAAGTCCAACGGGTGTTTATACGCGAGGGAGCCTTCTCAG GCGGGGAGTTTGTGCTGCGGGTGGAGAACAGCCAGGATGTGGTGGTATTTCCACGTGCCTTCCAGAACATGAACATTTCCTGTACCTTTCGGCAAGTGGAGAATCTCGAGATGAAGGAGAAGACCTTCTATCCCAACACGAACAGCAGTGCCAAGTCTTTGGTGAAT CTACGCATCGAAGACACAGGAATCGAACAGATTGGCAGCTTTGATGTCTCGATGCGAAAGGTGAGCTTTGTGAGGGCCAGGATCGGCAGGATCCAGACGAATGCATTCGATGTGACCGAAATCAAAGAGCTGTCGTTCGAGGACTGCCACATTGGAACGATCGAGGCGCGGGCCCTCACCAGTAAGCTCCTAAGCGATCACGTGTCCTTCAAGGGCACGACCATCGGAATGATTGACAGCGAGGCAATCATTGACTGCGGCATCTCTCGACTGACGCTCAAGAACAACAC CATCAtgaaaatcaaatcaaatgcCATGCAAATCTATAGCGTGTTCGTTTTCATTCAGGACAACACCGTACAGCACACGGAGCACAATTGGCTGCGCGTAAAGGACGGCGAGCATATTGTCATCGAGAACAACAGCTTTGGGCATTTCAATCAGTTCGGCTTGGAGCTGGCCAAGCTGTCGAAGCCCTTCAACTGCACCTTTGCCAACAATCGACTGGAGGATCCGGAGCAGAGTAGCCTGAATTTCAGCAACTGCGAGGTTCATCGTATCACGGTGGGGCATGACTGTAGCTGCGACAACGAATGGATGCACCGGCTCACCGATCACGATCTCGACTCGGAGATAATTTGTCCCCTGATCGCCAGCGATCGGGGATGCTTCAATGCCAGCAGCGTCAACAGGCGGCATTTTGTACACGAAGCGTGCAGCGGTGGCGGCCGCGGCAACAATTTGACGCGCCATTGCACCAATGGCCAGTGGTCGACACGAACCGCCAGCGATGGCGGTGGCGGTAGCCTTACCATCCGCCAGATAGCTAGTGGGATAGTGGTAGTCCTTGTTTTTGTGGTGGTGATAGCAGGGCTTATGGGCTGTTGGACGAAGGGAAAGAGCGGCAACAGCTCGACCTCGGGCTCTGGGAATGTGGACCTGTGCAGCTTCACACATGATGAGCAGCGCACCATGCTCAAGCAGACAGAGTCACTGCGTGACGGCGACAGGACTGGGAAGAGCATCCGGAAGCTGGCAAGCGGAAAGTTGACTCGCATCGAGTGCAAGAATCAGGTGATCGATACCATCAAGGAGATGCCCAATGGGTCCTCCACTATCAAGGAACTGCTCACCCAGCATCTGTTGGACTGCCACGACACCAGcggcagccacagcaacagccacagcaacagcaacagcagccgcgcCAGTCCAACGGCCCCGGGAGGGGACTACTATGCCACATCGACAATGCCCCACGACAGGCCGACTGCGTCGGCGGCACCCAGTGCCCCCAATTACGAGGAACCCATCTATGAAGAGCCGCAACAGCCGCTGTGTGAGCCGCTGCTAACAAGCGAATATTCGTCGCCCTCGGACCCGATGACCGAGACGCCCGTCTACTCGGAACCCATCAATTCCACTGCCCCATCGGCATCCA ATGAGAATAACGATATACCCCCGGCCTATCAGTATGCCCTGCCCATGCGACACCTGGGCACCCAATTGCCGTCCACAAGAGGCCAGACGCAGCTGCCCGCTCCACCGTCGCAGCAGCATGTTAGCTATGCCACACCCGTATGGCGTTCCACAGCCAGTGCCACGCCCAACAGTGGGCCACTAACAGGAGGCGGTGAAAGAGCAGATATCACACCACAGCGGCATGTGCGGGATCTGCGACAGGATCTCGAGGCGATGCCGCAATTCCATCCAAATCAGCTGACCTCAGCACGCTACCAAAGACAATTTCACCATCCCCCATCTCAGCCCCAAACACAggcccagccacagccacagccacagcctcaGGCCCAGCCCCCGCCATACAGTCAGAGGATGGGGCAGGGGCCAGGGTGTGGGGGTAGGGTGAGGAGCTTTGAGTGCCTGGATGGTGCCGCCAGTCTGGCGGCCATGGAACATATGGACTCCGGCTCGGATCATTCGGGGGGCAGCGATGAGACGGTCCAGATTGGCGATGTGATCGACTACGCGGATGCCTGa
- the LOC108154684 gene encoding uncharacterized protein LOC108154684 — translation MRNIRNLKDPTATWWGIPMLLFLLLWLVAPGHTELPKVICRDHDTTITCDCNNEEQAMLLPQLHGAVFQVEVRNCRDLVVEAYALTNTEGLRKISFRQLGQLVLKEYALSVPRYASNKALIVEFEAVNLRVIESHAINGNIEEISFVGGRIDQMRPFGFTTTKNSAILLKMDGVTIQRIEGQAFKKFAVEQLTIANCQFLGDLPTRSFYELEVLNELSMRNNRFQVVHSHAFSFKLVSKLSLSENHFVAVDGEWLEAQIRDAVTLRGNDFGATSEIAFRSLTVHRSYQLSERLELRFNNNTLRSARPGSDPTTGQQQDVAAAAPQPLRFDERFALSLREVRYENAWSCDQLDTSVEPPLPRSDFFRLHSEQLLFPRNTPNGGQQRQQQQQQQFVALRQLIPEQCQATSYVAYIVTGSVLLGLLLLILLLLVWWRLAQRRKRRKLDVVQPEPRTYKETQIVYQIENAGLLKTDL, via the exons atGCGAAATATCAGAAATCTCAAGGATCCCACCGCCACCTGGTGGGGAATCCCGATGCTGCTGTtcctgttgctgtggctggtGGCGCCCGGGCATACGGAATTGCCCAAAGTCATTTGTCGCGATCATGACACCACCATCACCTGTGACTGCAACAACGAGGAGCAG gCCATGTTGTTGCCTCAGCTGCATGGTGCCGTCTTTCAGGTGGAGGTGCGCAACTGCCGAGATCTTGTGGTGGAGGCCTATGCCCTGACCAATACCGAGGGTCTGCGCAAGATCTCTTTCCGCCAGCTGGGCCAGCTGGTGCTGAAGGAGTACGCCTTGAGTGTGCCGCGCTATGCCAGTAACAAGGCTTTGATTGTGGAATTCGAGGCGGTCAATCTCAGGGTGATCGAATCGCACGCCATCAACGGGAACATCGAGGAGATCTCATTCGTGGGCGGACGGATCGATCAGATGCGTCCGTTTGGTTTTACCACCACCAAAAACAGTGCCATATTGCTAAAGATGGATGGTGTCACCATTCAGCGGATTGAGGGCCAG GCCTTCAAAAAGTTTGCCGTGGAGCAGCTAACAATCGCCAATTGCCAGTTCCTGGGTGACCTGCCCACGCGTTCCTTCTACGAACTGGAGGTGCTCAATGAGCTGAGCATGCGCAACAATCGCTTCCAGGTGGTGCACTCGCACGCCTTCTCCTTTAAGC TTGTCTCCAAGCTTAGCCTCAGCGAGAATCATTTTGTGGCTGTGGACGGCGAGTGGCTGGAGGCGCAGATTCGGGATGCGGTCACGCTGCGTGGCAACGACTTTGGGGCCACCAGCGAAATAGCCTTCCGCAGCCTGACCGTTCATCGGAGCTATCAGCTCAGTGAGCGACTGGAGTTGCGATTCAACAACAACACCCTGCGCAGTGCCCGCCCTGGGTCGGACCCCACaacaggccagcagcaggatgtggcagcagcagcaccccaGCCACTGCGCTTTGACGAGCGCTTTGCGTTGAGTCTGCGTGAGGTGCGCTACGAGAATGCCTGGAGCTGTGATCAGCTGGACACAAGCGTGGAGCCGCCACTCCCACGCTCCGACTTCTTTCGCCTGCACAGTGAGCAGCTGCTGTTCCCGCGCAACACCCCAAATGGGGGCCAgcagcgccagcagcagcagcagcagcagtttgtGGCACTCCGTCAGCTCATCCCCGAGCAGTGCCAAGCGACCAGCTATGTGGCCTACATTGTGACGGGCAGTGTgctgctggggctgctgctgctcatcctcctgctgctggttTGGTGGCGTCTGGCCCAAAGGCGCAAGCGACGCAAACTGGATGTGGTGCAGCCGGAGCCGCGAACCTACAAAGAGACACAGATTGTATACCAAATCGAGAATGCTGGCCTCCTGAAGACTGATTTgtag
- the LOC108164739 gene encoding transmembrane emp24 domain-containing protein 5 produces the protein MKTTPQVNLLACLLLLPLFCVVLPVNGYDKEMTVYVDAGKTECLYHSVKQGETIDFEYQVIDGGHGDLDISFTLLDPIGLVIVSDFKKPENMHRHDVEKEGDYRFCFDNSFSMFNRKTVFFELIVEREGDQHHGDTQWNEDLADLTPDEYYDMKVQDIMDFIGRIRLQLNKARQLQDMLRSHEARDRNLAETNFQKVNHWSMLQISAMIGVGLIQVFMLRSIFETHGRMHHLWRKLGI, from the exons ATGAAAACAACG CCGCAAGTGAATCTGTTGGCTTGTCTGCTTCTCCTGCCGCTGTTCTGTGTGGTGCTGCCGGTGAATGGCTACGACAAGGAGATGACCGTCTATGTGGATGCCGGCAAGACGGAGTGCCTGTACCACAGCGTCAAGCAGGGTGAGACGATTGACTTTGAATACCAGGTGATCGATGGTGGGCATGGGGACCTGGACATCAGCTTCACCCTGCTCGATCCCATTGGCCTGGTGATAGTCAGTGATTTTAAGAAGCCGGAGAACATGCACCGTCACGATGTAGAGAAGGAGGGCGACTATCGTTTCTGCTTCGACAACAGCTTCAGCATGTTCAACCGCAAGACGGTCTTCTTTGAGCTGATTGTGGAGCGTGAGGGCGATCAGCATCATGGCGACACACAGTGGAACGAGGATCTGGCCGATCTCACGCCCGACGAGTACTACGACATGAAGGTGCAGGACATCATGGACTTTATCGGCCGCATTCGTCTGCAGCTGAACAAGGCCCGCCAGCTGCAGGACATGCTCCGATCGCATGAGGCCCGCGACCGCAATCTGGCGGAGACGAACTTCCAGAAGGTCAACCACTGGTCGATGCTGCAGATCAGTGCCATGATTGGCGTTGGTCTCATCCAGGTCTTCATGCTGCGCAGCATCTTCGAGACCCATGGTCGCATGCATCACCTGTGGCGCAAGCTGGGCATTTGA